In a genomic window of Candidatus Aminicenantes bacterium:
- a CDS encoding NAD-dependent epimerase → MKAKNEKQPASQPVVLLTGIAGFIGFHCARRFLAEGHRVIGVDNVNDYYDVELKYARLRQLGFSEADTDRLRIEPGARLEKGNLVFYKADLQDREKTATIFNDEKPELVVHLAAQAGVRYSLQNPWAYMESNILGFMNILENCRHHRVRHLVYASSSSVYGSNLTQPFSVQHNVDHPISLYAASKKANELMAHSYAHLFRIPATGLRFFTVYGPWGRPDMALYIFTEKIMRGEAIEVYNFGNMERDFTYIDDIVEGVWLVLNKIPTGDASWDGKKPNPATSAAPHLLFNIGNQRPVSLLHFIELIEKNLGRKAEKVLKPLQPGDVVSTCADISDLRRHVGYAPATTIETGVARFSEWFKAYHGK, encoded by the coding sequence ATGAAGGCAAAGAATGAGAAACAACCGGCCAGCCAGCCGGTCGTGCTGCTGACCGGCATTGCCGGTTTCATCGGCTTTCACTGCGCCCGCAGATTTTTGGCCGAGGGGCACCGGGTCATCGGCGTCGATAACGTCAACGATTATTACGACGTGGAGCTGAAATACGCCCGCCTGCGCCAACTGGGTTTTTCGGAAGCCGATACGGACCGGCTGCGCATCGAACCCGGGGCCAGGCTGGAGAAGGGAAACCTTGTGTTTTACAAGGCCGATCTGCAGGACCGCGAAAAGACCGCCACGATCTTCAATGACGAAAAACCCGAGCTGGTGGTCCACCTGGCCGCCCAGGCCGGTGTCCGCTATTCGCTGCAGAATCCGTGGGCCTACATGGAGAGCAACATCCTCGGCTTCATGAACATCCTGGAAAACTGCCGCCACCACCGAGTGCGGCATCTGGTCTACGCTTCCTCGTCCTCGGTCTACGGCAGCAACCTGACCCAGCCTTTTTCCGTGCAGCACAACGTCGATCACCCCATCTCACTCTATGCAGCCAGCAAGAAAGCCAACGAGCTGATGGCCCACAGCTACGCCCATCTTTTCCGCATCCCGGCCACCGGCCTGCGCTTCTTCACCGTCTACGGCCCGTGGGGGCGCCCCGACATGGCCCTTTATATCTTCACCGAGAAGATCATGCGCGGCGAAGCGATCGAGGTCTACAACTTCGGCAACATGGAAAGGGATTTCACCTATATCGACGACATCGTGGAAGGGGTCTGGCTGGTGCTGAACAAGATCCCGACCGGCGACGCTTCCTGGGACGGGAAAAAACCGAACCCAGCCACCTCGGCGGCGCCGCACCTGCTATTCAACATCGGCAACCAGCGGCCGGTCAGCCTGCTCCATTTCATCGAACTGATCGAAAAAAACCTCGGCCGCAAGGCCGAAAAAGTGCTCAAACCGCTGCAGCCCGGCGACGTGGTGTCGACCTGCGCCGATATTTCCGACCTGCGCCGCCACGTGGGCTACGCCCCGGCCACGACCATCGAGACGGGGGTGGCGCGCTTCAGCGAATGGTTCAAGGCCTATCATGGCAAGTAA
- a CDS encoding nucleotide sugar dehydrogenase: MTFSKNILCIGAGYVGGPTMAIIALKCPEYKVTVVDVNEERIGRWNSDDLPIYEPGLLDAVRGARGRNLFFSIDIPAGIREADIIFVSVNTPTKTFGLGAGMASDLQHWEKTAHQIVAFSEKPKLIVEKSTLPVRTAEAMERILSENKKNIHFEVVSNPEFLAEGTAVKDLLEPDRVLIGSQQTESGLAAAQTIVDIYAHWVPAKKIITTNLWSAELSKLVANAFLAQRISSINAISALCEKTDADVAEISFAVGSDTRIGSRFMKASVGFGGSCFKKDILNLVYICRGYGLNEVADYWEKVIRMNDYQQERFVKKIIKEMFNTIVGKKIVLLGFAFKADTGDTRESPGIYVAKQLLEERAALVICDPQALENARKDLAGQDQGVTYELDPYQAVENAHAIAVITEWEIFKKLNFEKVFSVMQKPAFIFDGRNILDHQRLFKIGFNVFPLGKPSLTHF, encoded by the coding sequence ATGACATTCAGCAAGAACATCCTGTGCATCGGGGCCGGATACGTGGGTGGCCCGACCATGGCAATCATCGCCCTGAAATGCCCGGAATACAAGGTGACCGTCGTCGACGTCAACGAGGAGCGGATCGGGCGCTGGAATTCCGACGATCTGCCCATTTATGAACCCGGGCTCCTCGATGCGGTCCGGGGCGCACGCGGCCGCAACCTCTTTTTTTCCATTGACATCCCCGCCGGCATCCGCGAAGCCGACATCATCTTCGTCTCGGTCAACACCCCGACCAAGACCTTCGGCCTCGGCGCCGGCATGGCTTCCGACTTGCAGCACTGGGAAAAGACCGCCCACCAGATCGTCGCCTTTTCGGAAAAGCCCAAGCTCATTGTCGAAAAGAGTACCCTGCCGGTGCGCACCGCCGAGGCCATGGAGCGCATCCTCTCGGAGAACAAGAAAAACATCCATTTCGAAGTGGTCTCCAATCCCGAATTCCTGGCCGAGGGCACCGCGGTCAAGGACTTGCTCGAACCAGACCGCGTCCTGATCGGTTCGCAGCAGACCGAGTCGGGGCTTGCGGCGGCGCAGACGATCGTCGACATTTACGCCCACTGGGTGCCGGCCAAAAAGATCATCACCACCAACCTGTGGTCGGCCGAACTCTCCAAGCTGGTGGCCAATGCGTTCCTAGCTCAACGCATCTCCTCGATCAACGCCATCTCGGCCCTCTGCGAGAAAACCGACGCCGACGTCGCCGAGATCTCGTTCGCCGTCGGCAGCGACACGCGCATCGGCTCCCGCTTCATGAAGGCCAGCGTCGGTTTCGGCGGTTCCTGTTTCAAGAAGGACATCCTCAACCTGGTCTACATCTGTCGCGGCTACGGACTGAACGAGGTGGCCGATTACTGGGAAAAGGTGATCCGCATGAACGACTATCAGCAGGAACGCTTCGTGAAAAAGATCATCAAGGAGATGTTCAACACCATTGTCGGCAAGAAAATCGTGCTGCTGGGCTTCGCCTTCAAGGCCGACACCGGGGACACGCGCGAATCGCCGGGGATCTACGTGGCCAAGCAGCTGCTCGAGGAGCGGGCCGCACTGGTGATCTGCGATCCCCAGGCGCTGGAGAACGCCCGCAAGGACTTGGCCGGACAGGACCAGGGGGTGACCTACGAGCTCGATCCCTACCAGGCGGTCGAAAACGCCCATGCCATCGCCGTCATCACCGAGTGGGAGATTTTTAAAAAACTCAATTTCGAAAAGGTCTTTTCGGTCATGCAGAAACCGGCGTTCATCTTCGACGGCCGCAACATCCTCGATCACCAGCGGCTTTTCAAGATTGGTTTCAACGTTTTCCCGCTGGGCAAACCGAGCCTTACCCATTTTTAA